The Brassica napus cultivar Da-Ae chromosome C7, Da-Ae, whole genome shotgun sequence genomic interval ACttaccattaattattaataacatTTTCTAGTTTCTCATCTTTACTAATTTTGcccaactattttttttttacataatccAACATGTTCAACATTatcttataataaaattattacaccaaacataaataaataaataaaaacattagattttataaaGCAGTACCAGACATATGTTTTTCCCACATGTGATCAATTAAATCGTTTCGAAGTGCGAAATGAGCTTCTTGATCTTTAATTCTTCTAAATCGAGCAAAAAATTCTTGAAAACGAATATTCTCATGTTATTCGATATCAACCTCTGTAGATGGAGCTTCTCTGGCAACGTCAATTGGTGCACTGAGATCACGCTCATCCTCAATTATCATGTTAAGTAGAATTATACAAGTGGTCATGATATCATGTATCACTTCTCTGGCAACGTCAATTGGTGCATCGAGATCACGCTCATCCTCAATTATCATGTTAAGTAGAATTATACAAGTGGTCATGATATCATGTATCACTTCTCTATTCCAATAACGAACTGGCTCTTTCACAATTGCAAAGCGTGATTGGAGAACTCCAAAAGCACGTTCCACATCTTTCCGACATGCTTCTTGTTGCGTAGCAAAATATTGCTTTTTTGAACCTCTTAGCTCGTGAATAGTTTGGAATATAGTagaccattttggatatattcCATCAGCCAAATAATAcctcatattatattcatttccTGAATAATATAATGAGCAGGGTGCAATACCTTCAGCGAGATTGGAGAAAAAATGGGAGGATTCCAACACATTGATATTGTTATTGCTGCCAGACATCCCAAAATATGCACGAcatatccaaagatcataaTCCCCAACAGCTTCAAGAATTATAGTTGGTGATCCACTACGACCTGAATATTGTCCAGCCCAAGCGGTAGGACAATTTTTCCACTTCCAATGCATGCAATCTAAGCTTCCTAACATTCCCGGAAAACCTTGTTGTTCACCAATATACATAAGTCTTGAAATATCGGCAGGTGTTGGTGATCGTAAGTACTCCTCTGAGAATATCTCCGCTACAGCTCGACAAAATCTTTGTATGCTTTTGATTGCTGTTGATTCGCCAATTTTTATGTATTCGTCTGTTGCATCAGCTGGTAAACCATAAGCTAGCATCCGAAAGACGACAGTTATTTTTTGAAGAGATGATAAACCAAGTCTACCGATTATATCTCTTCGTTGTTTGAAGTAGTTGTCATGATTTTTAACCGCATTAACGATATGAAGGAATAAAGGACGAGACATACGATATCTCCTACGAAACATGGCATCGTTGTAAGTTGGGTTCTTCGAGAAGTAGTCGTTGAACAATCTATAATGTGCGCTTTCTCGATCGAGGTAGATAAAAGAACGTCCAGGAACTGAACCTCCATGAACCACTTGGCTGCTTTGTTGATTACGAAGGTATTGTATTATCGCATTGTTATTTGCGATAGCATGTTGTATCGTCAATTTTTCTTGGTAGAGATTATTGATCATCTCTACATTTTCATCATCatctgaagatgatgaagaaccaTCCAAATGGAATGAATTTgtaaaattataattcattttaatatataaaatttagagtGTGAAGTTAAAACTGATTTCTACTAGTATATATAGAACTTTTTGGAATCACTTTTTCtttgtattattatttgtcTCGTGAAACTTTGAGTAATGTAAAAATTTGGAATCACTTTTCATTGAATTATCAAATCATGTCATATTATATTGAAAAATTTGAGAATCTTTGAATCACATTTTCATTGCATTGTCAAATCATGtcatagtaaaataaaatatgtgagAATCTTTGAATCACTTTATCATTGCATTATTAAATCATGCCATAGTAAATTGAAAAATGTGAAAATCTTTgaaccacttttttttttgtattatcaCATCAtgtcataatatataaaaaaatgtaagatTCTTTGAATACTTTTTCATTGTATTATCAAATCATGTCATGCTCAATTGAGAAATATGAGAGTCTTTATTATTATGTATAAATTACGTGGTGTGCTCTACATTTTCATTCACAACTTTGAATCATTCTATTCTCTTTCTTTCATACACAacttattttagatttttacaaAATGTTGTTACGTTCAGCAGGATATACTCAAGAAGAAGATAAGTTCTTATGCCAAATCTATATGGAAATATCCCACGATCCAATTACAAGTGTTTATCAAACATCCGATCAGTTCTGGTCTCGTGTGGCATATGCTTACGAGGCTGGGAAAAATGCAAGTTGGAATGAACGTACAAAAAAATCCATTCATTGTCGAATTCAAACTATTGAGAAAGCAACAAAGAAATTGCATGCATGTCTCAAACAATGTGAAAGCAGACGTCTAAGTGGTGCTTTAAATGATGATATTGTAAGTGTTTTATGATTactgtaatatatattttactttttttgtactgatgtctttttattttaaattggaaTGCAGTTTGAGCAAGCCAAATTAATGTTTGTGTATGATCCAAAATACAAAGGAGGTTGGAAATTCGATCATGTGTAGAATATTATCAAGaattttgaaaagtttaatGACAAATCTGCTAAAAAAGTGTCAAATTCTTGTGGTTTCGGAGATACAAATTCAGCCTCTGATTCTGCTACACAAGAATCTCCAGGTTTGTCCTCATTTTCTTTGAATTTAGATGACAAAGAAGATATTATTGGTGGATGTTCATTTAAAAGGCCAATAAGAGTAAAGAAGTctaaacttaaaagaaaaaaagatgatCAAACATCACTTGTTATTAACACCTTGGAAGAAGGAAATAAACAACTCTTGGAGCAGTTAAAGAAGACAAGCGCACAAAGAGAACATCATTTAGAAATTCAAAGTAGGAATTATgctttgaaaaaacaaaaagaagaaaacaaaattttattttgtgatgTGAATTCCATACAAGATCCTAAAGTTCGTGCATACATATAATCCGAGCAAACTCGAATTTTGTTGGAAAGGAGTGAAGAACAACAAGCTCAACAACCTCCTCAAACATCTACttcatttgaaaaatattttaatgatattagtGGTTCTGGAAAttgtagaacctaaaatctacactaagtatttgatagtgatcggggtttgatctaggaaagacaaatgatgtaggcaatgatgtctttagaacacaacgatgttaaatagtttccagtaggtaaaaatggactttattgatgaataagatcgaatacaatgaaTTGAACTAGATCGAGTGATACAAACGAGATCGGTAAAGAAAGAATCTAAAAGTGGGAAGACAACAAGATCGATGTAaatgtgtagctctctctagggtttttaACATCTCCTCCTCTGTTTCCACTCCTCTTCCTTTATAGTAAGTCGACTTCGAGATCTCAGTGGTAGCTCCGCGATCTCAGCTTCTTATTGCACGATCTCCGCGACCTCGGCGACTCCTTCTCGAGCTCGTACTCTTGCTACAGGCTCTGGCCCTTTAAGGCCCATGCCTTTGATCGTGGCTCATTGTGGTATTGACCAAAATTGGATCCAACAGAAATGATTTACCAGATTATTAAGTGTTAGTTTATGTTGTATTAATAAGTTTATATGTTTAGTTTGGTGttattaattatgtattttactttttatattaattatgtaattttattttatttattagtataaGTTTTAAGTATAACTAACATTTTAAATTAGTATGATGAAAATAACAACTGGAATTAGAAATTAATTGGATTATATTAAAGCATATACTTTATTTTGGcaaaagataataataaataaaagttaaggACCAATTTACAATTAGAAAAGTTCATCTTCAAAAAATGAAGATATGTACAGTAGATCTTCAAATTTGAAGCAATATTGTTCACTTAAAAAATGAAGTAAGGTTGGAGCAAAACATTCTTCAAAATGAAGCAAAAAGTGGAAAATGAAGTGGAGTTGGATATGGTCTtagtatttcatttttttctttatttcttcaaaTTTTGGAGAATTGAAAAAATACTGTTCcgttcttcatttttttaagataaactcttttattttcaaaccaatctttaacttttatttattgctatttttacttaaataaattagaaaagttAATGTCATCCAATTAATTTCAACTCTTACATTATTACTTTTATATAATTGAATCTTAATAACAAAGAACATGAAATTATTAGTTTCTAAGAATTTTATGTTCGATTtagaataatttaaaataaaataagctctttttttgttttaaaatacattttaatcaCCTAAGAGATATATGTAGTTAGtgctttaaaattttttttgtttatttatttatgttatatataattattgtattatagaataattttaatttataaaaaatagtaattgaGTCAAATTAatgttaaaacaaaacaaatgagtaaaattagtaaatttgaaaaaatataaagtgtaattaataattaattataaagtgGTGATAGAATATACTTAGAATATTccgttttgaagaaaaatatgaaacaaaccATTGGAGAACATGTTGCTTCAATGAAGAActtcaaattttaaagaaaaaaatgaagctaaccattggagatgttcttgTAAATActgttaacaaaaaaagatgTGAGATGACCGTTGCTTTAATAATCATTTGTACGGATTTTCACTCagatatactttttatttgtttgtgtaatcTTCTCAGTGAGAGTGAGAGATGAAGTCCTAAACAAATAAtgtcaaatatataatatactaggGATTGGCCCGGGCTACACTCgggattttttatattttaaattatattttttttgtttgattttgtattcaaatataACTTAGGTATACAGTGAATCagttatacaaatatataatgatagataaatgaaaatgtGTTGTTTATTTATTCATGATGAACGaactaaaattatttgtattcatATTTTTGCATTTTGATAACTGGAAATTAGATTTAAGAAAGCAAGTTACATGAATAAAATGTCAATTAAATTTTAGATATGAGCAAAATAGTCTTTATCTTGGTCATTCaagtttttatgaaaaaaaattatttacaactgatttttatttttattagttttaaaataattgaattattACAAACCAATATAAAAATCGGTTCTTTTTGGTTTAGTTAGTGATAAAATAGATTTAGAGATCTAACTATATTTACCCAATCTTGGTCTTAACAAAAGAAGATCAAATTTTAAGCTATATTGTTCCGCAGAAAATAGTTAGGTAAGATTATTTTGATCAAATCTTtgccaaattaaaaaaaaaaaagaatatggtTTTTGTATGAATTGATGATTCAGCTGTTTCTCTAATCAAACCAAACCGGTGATCAATCAAATCTAATCAAACCAAACCGGTGATCAATCAAAAGcattaaaaattatagagaAATTAGTCATAGTAGCTGATAAATTATAATACTAATAATTCAAGTTATATATGATGATACGTTATTGTTTACTATAGAGAAACcactcattaaaatatataaattagcaTATACAAAGTGAAGATTGACAAACAAAACACAAAGTAAAGATATATAGAtgatatgaaataaataaatggaCATGACGATTAGACAAAGCAAGATAGATTAAGTTGGTATGGTATTTTTAAGAACTGATACAGAAAAAGGATTTAAACTTTAACCTTGATTTGCCTATAATCTTAAATCAATGTGTACATAACTGGTTGTTCTTGTGTAGCATCAAACACACGATTTaagaaaatacaataaaaaagtCCAGCTGTCTTTAAGAAAACATGTAAACATCAAGCCGCATCATATTCTTCAAAATCTTGACCTTCCATTGTACAGATGCTCGGTTTGGTGGATTGAGGTGGCCGCAGCAGTTCATGTGGCTCCTCTCAAGATTGTTTCAGTTTTTAAACATTACACTATCAATGACCAGTCGCTTGCTCTTGGTGCCAAGGTTTCTAAAACGTCTTCTAGCAGAAATTAGAGACGGCTGAAGCTGTAAGGTATCCTTTGGCATGTGATGTATAATTGACTTTGAGTGGCCATCATAATTGTTTGAACATGATTCAGTCGACTAAGATGATGGAAAAAGTCAGAAATGGGATGGATAAAGACGTTTTATTTAGATCTGGTTTGAAGGGTTACAAGAGTGACAAAAAGATTCAAGAGCCACCATATCGAAGAGTAACAAGATCAAAGAGATAACataaaaccctagatctagccgctcaGTGTGTTCAATGGTCCGAAAAAGGTCCCCTCTTGTTGCTTCCTTTTCCCTTCTTATAGGACTCCCGCTCTAGATGCCCTAGTTTCGTGCCCCTTTGGGCCTTGATGTCTGAGGCCGAGTATACGGGCCTGAACAAGGCTCCCTCTAAGCCGGGCATTTTTAGCCGACTTACTCGACCGGCTAAAAATACTCTAAGGTCAAGCCGATAGGTTTAGCCACCAAGCCGACCAAATCGATCCGACTTGTTGGATTAGGGCCTGTTATTCAATGGGCCTTGcggagggatgtaatccatctcctacaataaTTGTACAGATAATCAAGCTACCATCAAAGAAGACCAAAACAGAGGAAGCATGACTTTGCAAGAAACCATCCGCAAGCTATTCTGAATGGATTGTGGTTCTTCTTCCACATGTCTATCGTTTCCCACACGGTCGGAAcctgaaaaaccaaaaacattgaaaaacagagtaaagaaTAAGGATACTTGATAGAAGAAGAGCTGGAACATATGCACAGATGTTAAAAGAATGATGTAGAGAAACACCTTCACAGCCTGAGGTGTGAGAATAGACAATCAGCTTGAAAACAACCCCACAAAAACGAACTGCAGTACATGAGCCACATACTTACAGAGTGAAAGACATAACAAAAGAGTTCACTGTAATGATAAAGAACCTCTAGCTTCATGTAGCTGACTATAGCTACACTGTTTAGGGAAGTACCAAACACCTAAGCTCTTTGTCTGAATACATCACATGGGTCCTGCAGTCACCACTTCCAGATAAATCAGCGGCATGCTAGCCTTCTCAGATGCATCCAGGTTCGTAGCTGAGTCCTGGGCCTCTAGTCTTCTCTATGCAATGGACAGATTGGATTGcaaaaaactcattttatttttccaaatttcttCCATGAATTTCATCATCGTTTCATATTCACACCACTGGGTGGGTTATATGTAAAGTAATTGTCTATTCTCAGGAACTTGAAGTGGACTAAAGAATTTGCAGAAACTCTTACAGTGTAAAAATAACATTCAAAGAACAGATGCAGAGATAATCCTTAAAGTAAAGTCCATTGCTATGAATCATTATAGTCAAATCAATAGGTAAAACAAATCTTCACAGTAAACTCAAAATCTTCGCTTCGTCTAAGTAAAATAGACCTTAAGAGCATTCAGAAGAACTGGTAGATCCTCCCCGTTAAGAGTTACGAAGCAAACCACTAAaagattaacatttttttcaaaataaatctaTATGAAAACAAAGGAATCATGAGTGGTACCACTAAGAGATGCGATCGATAGGATTATCCCTGCGTTGAAATCAAGTTGTTCTTCTTGTTGCTCATTTTCGCCGGAGAAGAATCTTGTTGAGAAAGATATGGCGGTCTTCATCCATGTAAGCATGCAAATTTGTAGGAGATCTCCGCCGGTTACAAATGAAGAGGATGAAATGTTAATGGTCAGATTAAAGGAGCAAATAAATGGAAATGGAAGGCGTTACAGAAGGTGAATCGGAGACGGCTTTATGGGATGAAAGGGACGGCGTAACTTTTCTACGCTGAACTTGATTTAGctcagaaacaaaaatattgggCCTGGACAAAACAACGCGAAGTCCATAGTAGTTTTCAGAAGAGATTTCAAAACGAAAAGGATGGTTTCGTTAAAGAATTTTTAGGGTGACACACGTGTCCTCATTTGTCCATTCTTCCCTGATGACGTGGCAGCCTGTGCAGCGAGGCAAGtctactttattattatagatagatagataatgTCTTATATTAATAATGTACATTCTAATTAGTtgcttaaaaaaaattgttgatatgccttgaatctggATGTTACATCTAGGCGATGGATGTTATATCACGTACATCATACCGACTCGGTTGCATCAAGAGTGTTGCATTAAGTtattatggatgttacatctgaaCGTGGGCTTAAGCCCATGAGTCCGTTTagtctagggttttagatgcgagatgttactatatatatcttgtattcgaaGTAACCCTAAACTTGCACTTTGTAAGCTCAATATCGTCTCCAATAATAAGATCTCGCTTTGCCCATGGATGTAGCCCTAggggtgaaccacgttaaatatCCGTGTCGTAGTTACATCGcttttattcatctgtttccgCATCTGTTCCTTCTCACGTCCGTTACAacaaactggtatcagagcttcgggTTGTGATCTAGTGAGAAGATGTCTGGAATAAGAGCGAAGATCGACAAGTTTGATGGGAGAAATAGCTTCAGTCTTTGGCATATTAAGATGCAGGCGTTGTTGAAGCAACAAGGCATCTGGGGACCATTGCCAGAAAAGAAATCTGAAGCAGCTGATTTGGAGACTCTAGAAGAGAAGGCGTTCTcaacaattttgttgtgtctAGCAGACGAGATCATCATCGAAGTGTCGGATGAGAAAACTGCTGCTAGTTTGTGGCAGAAGTTGGAGAGCTTGTACATGACAAAATCTCTAACGGACAAGCTACTTCTGAAGCAACGCCTCTTTGCCTTGCATATGCAAGAAGGTATTGAGCTTCGCGACCATCTTGACAAGCTGAATTCGATATTACTGGAGCTGTGTAACATCGATGTTAAGGTGGAGGATGAAGACGCGGCACAAATCCTGTTGGTATCTCTGCCGAACTCCTTCGAGAACTTCGTGCAATCGTTCATTGTTGGCAAAGATACAATGAAACTGGAAGAAGTTAGGTCGGCTCTTCATAGTCGGGAATTGCGCCATAAGGCATCCGGCTCAGGGACAGACAATCAAGCATCAGGGTTGTTTGTCAGTGGTGTGAAGGGACATCGGAACAGAAGGACTTCGAAAGATAGGAAGTCGTTTCCAAGAGGTCCTAAAGCATCTAATATTTGCAACTATTGCAAAGAGAAGGGATATTGGAAATCAGACTGTCCCAAGATGAAGGAGCAACAGTTTGGGTCTGTTGCAGTAGCCGAGGATGAAACCAAGTCTGACGACGACATCACTCTTGTTGTGCACGGAC includes:
- the LOC106428060 gene encoding uncharacterized protein LOC106428060, which translates into the protein MINNLYQEKLTIQHAIANNNAIIQYLRNQQSSQVVHGGSVPGRSFIYLDRESAHYRLFNDYFSKNPTYNDAMFRRRYRMSRPLFLHIVNAVKNHDNYFKQRRDIIGRLGLSSLQKITVVFRMLAYGLPADATDEYIKIGESTAIKSIQRFCRAVAEIFSEEYLRSPTPADISRLMYIGEQQGFPGMLGSLDCMHWKWKNCPTAWAGQYSGRSGSPTIILEAVGDYDLWICRAYFGMSGSNNNINVLESSHFFSNLAEGIAPCSLYYSGNEYNMRYYLADGIYPKWSTIFQTIHELRGSKKQYFATQQEACRKDVERAFGVLQSRFAIVKEPVRYWNREVIHDIMTTCIILLNMIIEDERDLDAPIDVAREVIHDIMTTCIILLNMIIEDERDLSAPIDVAREAPSTEVDIE